TGCGCCCAACGGCTCCAAGGCGCCACTCACCCCGGCGACCATGACGGCCTTCATTGGAGACAGTCCGATTGCTCGCAAGGCGAGCGCTACTGCCAAGCCCTCGGGTATGTCTTGCAGGGCAATTGCGGTTGCCATTGGAATTCCCACCGAAAAATCAGCCTGTCCAAACGCAACACCAACAGCCATGCCTTCGGGCAGGTTATGAATGGCCATCGCCATTACAAAAAGCCACATTCGAGAGCAACACTCCGGTGCGGGGCCACACGGACCGGTGCTGTCATGTTCATGGGGTGCGAAGGCATCTAACCCGAGCATGAGCAAGACACCGAGCGCCATTCCGCCGACTACCAAGAAGGCACCCGAAAAACGCCCACCGGTAAGTTCGACCCCAGCCTCCAGGCCTGGAAGAATTAGTGAAAATGCTGCCGCGGCAAGCATCATTCCTGCAGCTAACCCGAGCAAGCTGTCTTCCAGTTTTTGTGGGATTTTTCGAATGCTAAGCGCTACGCTTGCACCAAGCGTAGTGGTGGCAAAGCCCGCCAGGCCGCCATAGACCGCGTACGCCAAACCCTCCGGAATTGCGCCACTGGCAATAACCGACAGACTCTGCCCTAAGAGCACGGCAACGGAGACTAGTCCCAAGCCAAGCCCGAAAGAGGCCCACCGATGCTCACGCGCATAAGTAAAAGCACTTGATAGATAAGTAACCGAGGCAATAACGGCGGTATTCATAAAAGCTAGTGTCGCCCGCGCTCTTCGTTTAGTCCAATTGATTGTCCTAAAGGCGACAATTAAAAAAAACGATAAGCCTGTCGTTTGGGCACAGCCGTTTTAGTTAGCCCAAGGCTTATTCCTCAAAACGCTCTGAATCTTGTGAAAGTCTTTGTCTTCCATCACGCCTGCGGCAGCCTGAAGCCGAGCCCAGCTTCGGGCGTGATTTGCCTGCTCAAGGATCAGCTGTTTTTCCGCATCGACAACCGCGGCTTCTGCGGCAAGCAGCTCAAGCGTTGATCGTGCGCCGTTGGCGTGGGCCTTTCGGGTTTCCAAAAGCCGCTGCCGAGCGCTCGTCAGTGCAGATTCAAGAGCGCTTATGCTGGCGGGAAAGCTGTTGAGCATCTGCCAGGCCGCACGTGCCTGTTGTTCAAGCGCAAGTGCCGCAAGTGCGCGGTCCGCCAAGGCTTTTTCTGCGATCGCCAACGCCTCTCGTTGTTTTGCAACATTCAACCCGCCAGTGGAAAGCGGCATTGTGATTTGAACTCCGACACGCTGATCCGCTCCAAGACGTCCGGCCGAGGAGCCATAGTCGCCGGGGCCACTTAAGACGTCCGCGGAAGCCTGGGCAATGAAGTCCACCTTTGCAGAACGGGTGCCTAAATAAAACTTCTGTGCTTCATATTGTGCGATCTGGTGTTGTAGGTCATAGGCTCTAAGCTCCGGGTGACCGAGCGCGAGATTGGCAACAATTTTTTGCAAGTTCAGGGGCGAAAGGACAGAAGCTGAACGCTGCATTCGGGGCGGAAGGCTGTCCACTCCAGAGAGGTCTTTTAACGCAAGGCGAGCAATTTCCAGTTCCGTTTGCAGGCGCACCTAGCCTCGCTCAGGTCAACAGGTTTTGAGCAGAAAGCGGTTTGAGCAGGGTTTTGGGGTTGTTTTCAGCCAGGCAAGGTCAACAGCCCAAAGCAAAAAGCCCGGCGTGGTGCGGGGCTCCGGGCATGCTCATGTGGCCATGAGCAAGTTAGTACAGGTAATTTTGGCGGAGTATTGGGGAGTCGAACACTCTCTATACATTGTATGAAATATTTTGGAATTTAGTGGTGATGATTTAGGCATTTGATATTCTGGCCAGTAAACTAGCGGAACGTTCTCACTCTAATCTTGTTTTAATTTAACTTCTTTGCCTTTTTCGTCTTGAAGCGTAATCGTCACTTGATAGCCCCCTTTATTAAAAGTCCACCAATCTTCCTTTTCGTCTTCATACTCCGAATTACTTACCCAGCTGAGTAGGTCGAACCAGATATCTACGTTCTTCGGCGCTTTTTTGGGAAACTCGTCGATTCGGTCGCCTAAATTGTACTGCGCAAGTTCTCTAAATTTTTCCCAGGCGTTCTGATCAGATGTGTCAAACGTTTGGCTTCGAATAATATCGACTTTGTGGTGCTCAATTTTACTAATTACATACTTTGCCACTATGACCACTCCTCGCCTGAAAGTATTAAGCTGTAAAAATATCGATACTCAATAGGTTTCGTGTTGACACTTTGTTATGCCAATTCGATAGTCGAACGGTCAATCATGGGTAGGTAGTTGTAGACAATCAACCCTGATAATTCTTTGTGAAGACTCTATACAGACGTTTCAATTGCATGCGTAGCAGCGAGCGGCGATCCCTTTTGGGTATGCACCTTTTAGATTTGAATAGCAATTCATGATTGATACAGCAGCGTAGATGTTACCAACCTTCCAAACTGCAAGCCGAAGCATCGCTCTTGAGCGCACATCGCAATGCAATGTAAGTACTGAGAGATAGTTTACAGGTCATACCGGAGACATTGTTTACATTTTTGGCACAGGGAGGGAACTCGCTATGCCATGGAAGGAATGTAACAAGATGGACGAGAAGCTTCGGTTTGTGGCCCGGTACTTAGACGGGGAGAAGATTGCGGGGTTGTGCCGGGAGTTCGGGATTTCTCGGGTTACGGGCCATAAGATCATTGATCGGTACAAAGACTGCGGGATGCAAGCATTTACTGACCGCAGCAAGCGTCCGTTTCGGCTGGCCAATCAGCTACCGTTTCAGATCGAGAACGTGATTTTGCAGGTCAAAAAGGAGTTCCCGCACTGGGGTGCCCCAAAGATCCGAGAGCGGCTGATGACGCACTTCCCGGACATCACTGCTCCGGCTAAAAGTACGGTGCATGCCGTTTTGGATCGACATGGACTTGTGCGTAAAAAGCGTAGACGGCACCCCAGGTTAAACGGCACTGCGCTATCGAACGTCACCGACCCCAATTACCTTTGGTGCACAGACTACAAGGGCGAGTTCATGCTGGGCAATAAGCGGTACTGCTATCCCTTGACCGTGACGGACTACAGCACCCGATACTTGATCTGTTGCGAGGGCTTAGAGAGCACTCAGGAGGCCATGGCATTTACTGTGTTTGAGCGGTTATTTAAGGAGTACGGTCTCCCCGTTGGGATACGGTCCGATAACGGCGTACCGTTTGCCAGCCCCATGGCCATTTACGGTTTAAGCAGACTGGCCGTATGGTGGCTGCGTCTTGGCATCCATATCGAGCGCATACAGCCGGGTAACCCTCAACAAAACGGCCGACATGAGCGCATGCACTTAACGCTGAAGCAGGCCACCACTAAACCGCCAGCACGCACCTTCTTGCAGCAGCAAGATAAGTTCGAGGACTTCATCTACGAGTACAACTACGAGCGTCCGCATCAGGCTTTAGACATGAAGCGCCCCGGCGACCTCTATCGGCCCTCTACCCGCCAGTATCAAGGACTACCGGACGTGGAGTATCCCTTCCACGATAGGACAATCACCGTGACAGCCTGTGGCCGCATCTGCATTGACACCAAAAAGATCCACCTGAGCACCGTCTTTGCCGGTCAAAATGTGGGGGTACGCCAGGTCGAAGACCGCGTCTGGTTGGTCAGTTTTATGGATTACGATTTGGGATACTTCGATTTAGATAGCTGCAAAGTTGAACCACTTGAGAACCCCTTTGGGCCAAAAGTGTTAACTATGTGATCGGTACGTTCTGTAAACCATCTATCCAGTACATACCCAAAGCATTATGGTGGCGATTCAGGGATTCGAACCCCGGACCTGCGGATTATGATTCCGTCGCTCTAACCGACTGAGCTAAATCGCCGAGAGCCGCAATTGTAGGGTATTCCGGGGCTATACTCAACTGGTTCCGCCCACAGGCTCCCGGGCTCTAAGCCCCGAGTGGACGCCGTTTAAGGGCTACAAATGACTTATCAGGACCCCATGGCTTCTTCCCATTTCGGCAGCATCACCCGCTGGCTCTCTGACTACCGGGTACTGACCCGATATAGTCGGCAGTGGCTCCTGGCCATTCTATTTTTATTGCTGGCAGCAGGCGCAACGCTGGCTGTACCCCTGGCCTTTCGCGATCTGGTGGATACGGGCCTGACCAGCGGAGCAATCAATCAGAAGTTTTTAAATCTCCTGGCCTTGGCCGTGGTGTTGGCCATCGTGACCGCCAGCCGGTTTTATCTCATGTCTTGGTTGGGCGAGCGGGTGGTGGCCGATATCCGGTCGCAGGTCTTTGGCAATGTGCTTCGCCAGAGCCCAAGTTACTTTGAAACATTGCAAACCGGCGAGGTCCTATCACGCCTGACCAGTGACACCACCCTGATTCAGGCCTTAGTGGGAACGAGCATCTCCATTGCGTTGCGAAGTGCCGTCATGTTTATTGGCGGCTTGATCATGATGCTGGCGACCAGTGCCTGGCTTGCGGGTGTGATGGTGGTGCTCTTGATGATTGTGGTGCTGCCGCTGTGGGCGCTGGGTCGAACGGTGAGA
The nucleotide sequence above comes from beta proteobacterium MWH-UniP1. Encoded proteins:
- a CDS encoding TolC family protein, whose product is MQKIVANLALGHPELRAYDLQHQIAQYEAQKFYLGTRSAKVDFIAQASADVLSGPGDYGSSAGRLGADQRVGVQITMPLSTGGLNVAKQREALAIAEKALADRALAALALEQQARAAWQMLNSFPASISALESALTSARQRLLETRKAHANGARSTLELLAAEAAVVDAEKQLILEQANHARSWARLQAAAGVMEDKDFHKIQSVLRNKPWAN
- a CDS encoding IS481 family transposase translates to MPWKECNKMDEKLRFVARYLDGEKIAGLCREFGISRVTGHKIIDRYKDCGMQAFTDRSKRPFRLANQLPFQIENVILQVKKEFPHWGAPKIRERLMTHFPDITAPAKSTVHAVLDRHGLVRKKRRRHPRLNGTALSNVTDPNYLWCTDYKGEFMLGNKRYCYPLTVTDYSTRYLICCEGLESTQEAMAFTVFERLFKEYGLPVGIRSDNGVPFASPMAIYGLSRLAVWWLRLGIHIERIQPGNPQQNGRHERMHLTLKQATTKPPARTFLQQQDKFEDFIYEYNYERPHQALDMKRPGDLYRPSTRQYQGLPDVEYPFHDRTITVTACGRICIDTKKIHLSTVFAGQNVGVRQVEDRVWLVSFMDYDLGYFDLDSCKVEPLENPFGPKVLTM
- a CDS encoding ZIP family metal transporter; translated protein: MNTAVIASVTYLSSAFTYAREHRWASFGLGLGLVSVAVLLGQSLSVIASGAIPEGLAYAVYGGLAGFATTTLGASVALSIRKIPQKLEDSLLGLAAGMMLAAAAFSLILPGLEAGVELTGGRFSGAFLVVGGMALGVLLMLGLDAFAPHEHDSTGPCGPAPECCSRMWLFVMAMAIHNLPEGMAVGVAFGQADFSVGIPMATAIALQDIPEGLAVALALRAIGLSPMKAVMVAGVSGALEPLGALLGVTLASGMAFAYPLAMGLAAGAMIFVVSHEVIPETHRNGHQTAATMGLMSGFAVMMVLDTALA